The Dehalogenimonas sp. 4OHTPN genome window below encodes:
- a CDS encoding D-alanine--D-alanine ligase: MKIGLAYDLKQSIAADPDAPADALEEYDSAETVSLISAAIEASGHSPVLLGGGKQFLLSVLREPIDFVFNIAEGRGAYRSREAQVPSVLEMLGIPYTGADPQTLSIALDKPLTKQIVQAAGVTTPAWRFFDAPGQARSADWHGFRFPAFVKPAFEGSSKGIRLTSLAADPAEVADHAEALFKNYGSPVIAEEFIDGDEVTCGIIGNIASASPPLVMPMRILPRRKDGPFIYSLEVKRDYRNLVDYEYPARLPAEVIDRIKSQALAVFRTLGCRDFTRMDFRIAADGTPHFLEVNPLPGLSLDSDLFIIATAMGWSHPMMIRSILAAAISRYPGLR; encoded by the coding sequence ATGAAGATAGGGCTGGCGTACGACCTTAAACAATCCATCGCCGCCGACCCGGATGCCCCTGCCGACGCCCTTGAAGAATATGATTCCGCCGAAACGGTGAGTCTCATTTCAGCGGCCATTGAGGCGTCGGGTCATTCTCCGGTGTTGCTCGGCGGCGGCAAGCAATTCCTGTTAAGCGTCCTCCGGGAACCGATAGACTTCGTCTTCAACATCGCTGAAGGAAGAGGCGCCTATCGTTCGCGTGAAGCGCAGGTTCCGTCGGTGCTGGAGATGCTCGGTATTCCCTACACCGGCGCCGATCCGCAGACGCTTTCAATCGCCCTCGACAAGCCGTTGACCAAGCAAATCGTTCAGGCTGCCGGCGTGACCACCCCCGCCTGGCGCTTTTTCGATGCCCCGGGTCAAGCCCGGTCGGCGGACTGGCACGGATTCCGCTTCCCGGCTTTCGTCAAGCCAGCCTTCGAGGGTTCCAGCAAAGGTATCCGCCTGACTTCGCTGGCCGCTGATCCGGCCGAGGTCGCCGACCATGCAGAGGCGTTATTCAAGAACTACGGTTCTCCGGTCATCGCCGAAGAGTTCATTGACGGCGACGAGGTGACCTGTGGCATCATCGGCAATATTGCCTCCGCCTCACCGCCACTGGTGATGCCGATGCGGATTTTACCCCGGCGCAAAGACGGCCCTTTCATCTATTCCCTGGAAGTCAAGCGTGACTACCGGAACCTCGTTGATTACGAATACCCGGCCAGGCTGCCGGCGGAAGTGATCGACCGCATCAAATCCCAGGCGCTGGCCGTTTTCCGCACCCTCGGCTGCCGTGACTTCACCCGCATGGATTTCCGCATCGCCGCTGACGGCACGCCGCATTTCTTGGAAGTCAATCCTCTCCCGGGCTTATCGCTCGACAGCGACCTTTTCATCATCGCGACCGCGATGGGGTGGAGCCACCCGATGATGATCAGGTCCATCCTTGCCGCCGCCATCAGCCGGTATCCCGGGCTCCGATGA
- a CDS encoding KamA family radical SAM protein, with amino-acid sequence MTEESLIAEDKAEPPSCSSEADEPPLNPSLFRRKFYPDVSDAQWNDWRWHFRNRITAIEDLSRFIPLSVKERTRLKLVSARFPLAVTPYYLSLMDLDDPCDPVRLQAVPSSLEMASGAGHEDPLAEERDSVVPGLVHRYPDRVLMVLTDICAMLCRHCTRKREWQHGGWIHTPAEIERMLDYIRRTPQVRDVIISGGDPLTLSTPQLEKVLSALRQIPHVEIIRIGTRFPVVLPQRIDGELCAMLSKYGPIWLNTHFNHPNEITPEAAGACDRLLRAGVQVNNQSVLLRGVNDTVDTQLKLCHGLLKAKVRPYYLFQCDQVQGTEYFWTPVEVGLRIIEGMRGHTSGLAIPNYVIDLPDGRGKIPLTPNYVLTRSDHELVVRNYEGHISHFPNPKPAPVPRRPKVGITAPPQLPLGWTVTEVKNEDRAGVRP; translated from the coding sequence GTGACCGAAGAATCTCTGATTGCCGAAGACAAGGCTGAACCCCCCTCGTGCTCGTCCGAAGCTGACGAACCTCCCCTTAACCCTTCTCTTTTCCGCCGCAAGTTTTACCCCGATGTCAGCGACGCCCAGTGGAACGACTGGCGCTGGCATTTCCGGAACCGCATCACCGCCATAGAAGACCTTTCCCGGTTTATTCCTCTTTCCGTCAAAGAACGTACCCGCCTCAAACTCGTATCGGCGCGTTTTCCGCTGGCTGTCACCCCTTATTACCTGTCGCTCATGGACCTGGACGACCCATGTGACCCAGTTCGCCTCCAGGCCGTGCCCTCTAGTCTGGAGATGGCCTCCGGCGCCGGTCATGAAGACCCGCTGGCTGAGGAGCGTGACTCTGTGGTGCCCGGCCTGGTGCACCGCTACCCGGACCGGGTGCTCATGGTGTTAACCGATATCTGCGCCATGCTCTGCCGCCACTGCACCCGCAAGCGTGAATGGCAACACGGCGGCTGGATTCATACCCCGGCCGAGATCGAACGGATGCTGGACTATATCCGCCGGACCCCCCAGGTGCGCGATGTCATCATCTCCGGCGGCGACCCGCTGACCCTATCCACGCCGCAGCTTGAGAAAGTACTCTCGGCTTTGCGGCAGATCCCGCATGTCGAGATCATCCGCATCGGCACCCGCTTCCCGGTGGTATTGCCCCAGCGTATAGATGGAGAGCTTTGCGCCATGCTGTCCAAGTACGGCCCTATCTGGCTCAACACCCATTTCAACCACCCGAACGAGATTACGCCCGAGGCCGCTGGAGCCTGCGACCGGCTTCTCCGCGCCGGCGTCCAGGTCAATAACCAGAGCGTCCTCCTGCGCGGCGTCAACGATACCGTCGATACCCAGTTGAAGCTGTGCCACGGACTCCTCAAGGCCAAGGTGCGCCCCTACTACCTTTTCCAGTGCGACCAGGTCCAGGGCACGGAATACTTCTGGACGCCGGTGGAAGTCGGCCTGCGCATCATCGAAGGCATGCGCGGCCACACTTCCGGCCTGGCCATCCCCAATTATGTCATCGACCTGCCGGACGGCCGCGGCAAGATACCGCTGACGCCGAACTATGTCCTCACCCGTTCCGACCATGAGCTGGTGGTTCGTAACTATGAAGGGCATATCAGTCATTTTCCTAATCCCAAACCCGCGCCGGTACCCCGAAGACCGAAGGTTGGAATTACGGCGCCGCCGCAGCTTCCGCTTGGCTGGACCGTCACTGAGGTAAAGAATGAAGATAGGGCTGGCGTACGACCTTAA
- a CDS encoding MFS transporter has translation MKQYSPDPAVNKSLRYSVLDGAAYNAMLGLTQDFMAPFALALKASTAQIGLLSSLPNLALALSQLGAPFISERLRSRKSLLVPLALAQAALWLPLFLMPQFFQGAAVWWLIGLFTLGSVLGALGNPAWGGMMADLVPAGLRGRYFGWRNKIGGMTLLACFILGGAALQLSSHQAMFGFGLLFGGAVCFRLASAFFLSRMQEPPPRRCTEPWRPLREIKNISGTRAGRFSLFVAAMMLSTHLAGPFFAVYMLRELGFSYWTFVVVTAAAAVANFLFMGFWGRLADRIGHIKIVRLTAWMVPLNPILWLGGQSLPYLLVIQVFSGFSWSGFNLAAPNFLFEASAPERRTRAIAIYNAVSGLAICTGALLGGLIAPRMPEFFGHGFLTLFLLSGLARALATALLMPRVDGTKAADFKLSLSPSQPFPLPPRLVPAELRLIELKPAFQSAAAPASPAAVGQPFEVKRPPEPYPPWPP, from the coding sequence ATGAAACAGTATTCGCCCGACCCCGCCGTAAATAAAAGCCTGCGCTATTCGGTGCTCGACGGCGCCGCCTACAACGCCATGCTGGGGCTGACTCAGGACTTCATGGCGCCCTTCGCCCTGGCGCTGAAGGCCTCCACCGCCCAGATCGGCCTGCTCTCCAGTCTGCCCAATCTGGCGCTGGCGCTGTCGCAGTTGGGCGCCCCCTTCATCTCCGAACGGCTGCGCAGCCGCAAGAGCCTCTTGGTGCCGCTGGCTCTGGCCCAGGCGGCGTTGTGGCTGCCGCTCTTCCTGATGCCCCAGTTCTTCCAGGGCGCCGCGGTGTGGTGGCTTATCGGCCTGTTCACCCTGGGCAGCGTGCTGGGGGCGCTGGGCAATCCGGCCTGGGGCGGCATGATGGCCGACCTGGTACCCGCCGGCCTGCGCGGGCGTTACTTCGGCTGGCGCAACAAAATCGGCGGCATGACCCTCCTAGCCTGTTTCATCCTGGGCGGCGCGGCCCTCCAGTTGTCCTCCCACCAGGCGATGTTCGGCTTCGGTCTGCTCTTCGGTGGGGCTGTCTGCTTCCGTCTGGCTTCGGCATTCTTCCTTTCCCGGATGCAGGAACCGCCGCCCCGCCGCTGTACCGAGCCGTGGCGGCCGCTGCGCGAGATTAAAAACATCTCCGGCACGCGGGCCGGCCGCTTCAGCCTGTTTGTTGCCGCAATGATGCTGTCCACCCACCTGGCCGGACCGTTCTTCGCTGTCTACATGCTTCGGGAGCTGGGCTTCAGCTACTGGACCTTTGTTGTCGTCACCGCCGCCGCGGCAGTGGCCAATTTCCTGTTCATGGGCTTCTGGGGCCGCCTGGCCGACCGGATCGGTCATATTAAAATTGTGCGCTTGACCGCCTGGATGGTACCCCTGAACCCCATCTTATGGCTGGGCGGTCAGTCGCTGCCTTACCTGCTGGTTATCCAGGTCTTCTCCGGGTTCTCTTGGAGCGGCTTTAACCTGGCCGCGCCGAATTTCCTTTTCGAAGCCTCGGCGCCGGAGCGCCGGACCCGGGCTATCGCTATCTACAACGCTGTTTCCGGCCTGGCTATCTGTACCGGCGCGCTGTTGGGCGGCCTCATCGCCCCGCGGATGCCGGAATTTTTCGGCCACGGCTTCCTGACGCTATTCCTGCTGTCCGGACTGGCACGGGCTCTAGCCACGGCGCTGCTCATGCCGCGCGTTGACGGTACCAAAGCCGCCGATTTCAAGCTTTCACTGTCTCCTTCCCAGCCTTTTCCGCTCCCGCCGAGGCTGGTGCCGGCCGAGTTGCGGCTAATCGAGCTTAAGCCGGCATTTCAATCGGCTGCCGCCCCGGCCTCGCCTGCCGCCGTCGGTCAACCTTTCGAGGTCAAACGGCCGCCGGAGCCATACCCGCCCTGGCCGCCTTAA
- a CDS encoding SLC13 family permease: MLPSLAVFGLTIAGIIFRPFRCSEAFIACLGAAAMVVLGIINLGDAAVAVPSSLNVLGFFLGLMVVAAVAEAAGLVEAVTEKAAVWSGGNGRNLLLIVFGVGVIITSLLSNDATALMLTPVVFLLTRRLNLDPLPYVFACAFVANAASFLLPVANPVNLLAVDAFDLRLGDYLAHLLLPGLVVTGVTAAVFLLIFRRETGRTFAVPSPSTAGRPMLRAVIMVLGGIIAGYIVFSLNGWPLSLPVLTGAGTLLAIGSIKHILKWRELAHSISWSILPFVAALAVLVKGLEIGGATAALAGLFDGLLGSGGLAAGLATSISTAAASNVINNWPAMMISVTTLSGAPEAVAQNPGLPYQAILGGALGPNIAVVGSLSSMLWLVLLRRRGLYISAGAFFKLGLLVTPAALLLGSLTLYLLS; the protein is encoded by the coding sequence ATGCTCCCCAGCCTGGCCGTCTTCGGCCTCACCATTGCCGGAATCATCTTCCGGCCCTTCCGCTGCTCGGAGGCTTTCATCGCCTGCCTCGGCGCCGCAGCCATGGTCGTTCTGGGTATAATAAATCTCGGTGACGCCGCAGTTGCCGTCCCCAGCAGCTTGAACGTCCTGGGATTCTTCCTCGGCCTGATGGTAGTAGCCGCGGTCGCCGAAGCCGCCGGCCTGGTGGAAGCCGTCACCGAAAAAGCGGCCGTCTGGTCTGGTGGGAACGGCCGTAATCTCTTACTCATCGTCTTCGGTGTCGGCGTGATTATTACCAGCCTGCTGTCCAATGACGCCACGGCGCTGATGCTGACGCCGGTAGTCTTCCTTTTAACCCGGCGCCTCAACCTGGACCCTTTGCCTTATGTCTTCGCCTGCGCCTTCGTCGCCAACGCCGCCTCTTTCCTGCTGCCGGTGGCCAACCCGGTAAACCTGCTGGCCGTCGACGCCTTCGACCTGCGGCTCGGCGACTACCTGGCCCACCTTCTGCTGCCGGGACTGGTGGTCACCGGCGTAACCGCCGCTGTGTTCCTTTTAATCTTCCGCCGCGAGACCGGCCGGACGTTTGCCGTCCCCTCCCCTTCTACGGCCGGACGTCCGATGCTGCGGGCTGTCATCATGGTACTGGGCGGCATTATCGCCGGGTACATCGTTTTCTCCTTAAACGGCTGGCCGTTGTCGCTGCCGGTCCTGACCGGGGCTGGAACCCTGCTGGCAATCGGTTCGATTAAGCACATCCTGAAATGGCGGGAGCTGGCACATTCCATTTCGTGGTCAATTCTACCCTTCGTCGCCGCTCTGGCAGTGCTGGTCAAGGGGCTAGAAATCGGCGGCGCCACCGCGGCGCTGGCTGGTCTTTTCGACGGACTCTTGGGCAGCGGCGGACTGGCGGCCGGTCTGGCCACCTCAATTTCCACCGCCGCCGCCTCAAATGTCATAAACAACTGGCCGGCGATGATGATTTCAGTAACCACCCTTTCCGGCGCCCCCGAGGCCGTAGCTCAGAACCCCGGCCTGCCATACCAGGCAATCCTCGGCGGCGCTCTTGGTCCCAACATCGCCGTCGTGGGCTCTCTTTCTTCGATGCTGTGGCTGGTACTGCTGCGCCGCCGCGGTCTGTACATTAGCGCCGGAGCATTTTTCAAGCTGGGACTCCTGGTCACACCGGCGGCTCTCCTTTTAGGCAGCCTGACGTTATACCTCCTGTCCTAA
- a CDS encoding manganese efflux pump MntP family protein, with protein sequence MDFLAVFLIALGLSADCFAVSVCGSISMGSALDRTKALKVAASFGFFQAGMILAGFLAGNTVVELIESFDHWLAFGLLAFIGVRMIKESFEKEAECEVVDISRGKALLSLSVATSIDSLAAGLTFAFVETGILGPAAVVGLTAFVVTLIGIGIGRQVGDLAGKRAELFGGLVLIGIGIKVLIEGLF encoded by the coding sequence ATGGATTTCCTCGCCGTATTCCTGATTGCCCTCGGCTTGTCCGCCGACTGTTTTGCCGTGTCCGTCTGCGGCAGTATCAGTATGGGCTCAGCCCTCGACCGAACCAAGGCACTTAAGGTAGCGGCCTCCTTCGGCTTTTTCCAGGCAGGCATGATCCTGGCCGGGTTCCTGGCCGGCAACACCGTGGTTGAACTTATCGAGAGCTTCGACCACTGGCTGGCTTTCGGCCTGCTGGCTTTTATCGGGGTCCGGATGATTAAAGAATCCTTCGAGAAAGAAGCCGAATGCGAGGTAGTAGATATCTCCCGGGGAAAAGCCCTCCTTAGTTTATCGGTGGCCACCAGTATCGATTCGCTGGCGGCCGGGCTGACTTTCGCTTTCGTTGAGACCGGCATTCTCGGACCTGCCGCCGTGGTCGGTCTAACCGCCTTCGTTGTTACTTTAATAGGCATCGGAATCGGCCGCCAGGTGGGTGACCTCGCCGGCAAACGCGCCGAGCTTTTCGGCGGGCTAGTGCTTATCGGCATCGGCATTAAGGTATTGATCGAAGGCTTATTTTAG
- a CDS encoding 4Fe-4S dicluster domain-containing protein: protein MKKLQIKKEICIGCGLCRVYCATQHSNSKDILKAFRKETTKPVPRLKVERQNETSFSVPCRHCDEPWCVYSCLTGAMTKDPVTGVVTSDPDKCIGCWTCVVSCPNSALVKDKTTKVVKKCDFCPGLETPACVANCPNEAIVLIEVQGQTAAAEK, encoded by the coding sequence GTGAAGAAGCTTCAGATCAAGAAGGAAATCTGCATCGGCTGCGGCCTGTGCCGCGTCTACTGCGCCACCCAGCACTCCAATTCAAAGGACATACTTAAGGCCTTCCGCAAGGAAACCACCAAGCCGGTACCGCGGCTTAAAGTAGAGCGGCAGAACGAGACCAGCTTCTCTGTGCCTTGCCGCCACTGCGACGAACCGTGGTGCGTCTATTCCTGCCTGACCGGCGCCATGACCAAAGATCCGGTCACCGGGGTAGTCACCTCCGATCCGGACAAGTGCATCGGCTGCTGGACCTGCGTCGTTTCATGCCCGAACAGCGCCCTGGTCAAGGACAAGACGACCAAGGTGGTCAAGAAGTGCGACTTTTGCCCCGGTCTGGAGACCCCGGCCTGCGTGGCCAATTGCCCCAATGAGGCAATAGTCCTTATCGAAGTTCAGGGCCAAACGGCGGCCGCCGAGAAGTAG
- the hisH gene encoding imidazole glycerol phosphate synthase subunit HisH: MIAIIDYGAGNLRSVANAVALLGYDGRVTSSPRDVMSAEGVILPGVGAAADTVVSLKSHGLDQAIKEIIIKGTPFLAVCVGLQVLFEETEEGGGCQCLGLLPGKVKKLPSRVKVPHIGWNNVRQAKPHYLFDGITDGAFFYFVHSYYAEPVSDTNVIGATDYGLTFASAVAFGNTMATQFHPEKSGAAGLKMYDNFLKRAIRGN; this comes from the coding sequence ATGATCGCCATCATCGATTACGGGGCCGGCAACCTGCGCTCGGTGGCTAACGCCGTCGCATTATTGGGTTACGACGGCAGGGTTACCAGTTCGCCTCGCGATGTCATGTCAGCCGAAGGGGTCATACTGCCTGGGGTCGGCGCGGCCGCCGATACGGTAGTCTCGCTCAAGTCCCACGGGCTTGACCAAGCTATCAAGGAAATCATCATTAAGGGCACGCCGTTCTTAGCCGTATGCGTCGGGCTGCAGGTACTGTTTGAGGAAACAGAAGAGGGCGGCGGCTGCCAATGCCTGGGACTGCTGCCGGGCAAGGTTAAAAAGCTGCCATCCAGGGTCAAGGTGCCGCATATAGGCTGGAACAACGTTCGCCAGGCGAAACCGCACTACCTATTCGACGGTATCACCGACGGTGCCTTTTTCTATTTTGTCCACAGCTATTACGCCGAACCAGTATCCGATACCAACGTCATCGGCGCCACCGATTACGGTCTGACTTTTGCCAGCGCCGTGGCCTTCGGCAACACCATGGCAACCCAATTCCATCCGGAAAAGTCCGGCGCCGCAGGCCTTAAAATGTATGATAATTTCCTGAAAAGAGCGATTAGGGGAAACTGA
- a CDS encoding FAD-dependent oxidoreductase yields MKTKYLIIGNSAGGIGAAEAIREVDKEGIITIVGEEPYPAYSRPLISKFVSGEHTPETMGIRSASFYENNRIDVVLGHKAYKMDTAAKTVTLDDGTEISYARLLLATGGKPIVPKMEGMGKAGIFNFINLADAKKVEEYLPNVRRAVVIGGGLIGISATEALVKRGVKVTVVEMKSYPLNTILDEPAGRIAEYAIKKYGVNMMTGRTVAKILGEDRVTGVVYDDSHEMVCDMVVVAVGVFPRVELAQGAGITVNRGIVVDNHMMTSVPDVYACGDASEAFDYVYGAGRLSPVWPNAYIGGRVAGYNMAGLPTRYRGGTAMNSLNYFGLEMATAGMASPPSPEGYEVMVKKSEDTYRKLVINVEDKLVGMIFLGDIDKAGVYFGLMRDRIQVTAFKKKLLAEDFGLALLPKEVIEERLTGATAGRVKVGEA; encoded by the coding sequence ATGAAAACGAAGTATCTCATCATCGGCAACTCGGCCGGGGGTATCGGCGCCGCGGAAGCCATCCGCGAAGTGGACAAGGAAGGCATCATCACCATCGTCGGCGAAGAACCCTATCCAGCCTACTCCAGACCGCTCATCTCCAAGTTCGTCTCCGGCGAGCATACCCCGGAAACCATGGGCATCCGCTCGGCCAGTTTCTACGAGAATAACCGGATTGATGTCGTCCTGGGCCACAAAGCCTACAAGATGGATACCGCCGCGAAAACGGTAACGCTTGACGACGGCACCGAGATCAGCTATGCCAGGCTGCTGCTGGCCACCGGCGGCAAACCCATCGTACCCAAGATGGAAGGTATGGGCAAGGCCGGCATCTTCAATTTCATCAACCTGGCCGACGCCAAGAAGGTCGAGGAGTACCTGCCCAATGTCCGCCGCGCCGTGGTCATCGGCGGCGGCTTGATCGGCATTTCAGCCACCGAGGCGCTGGTCAAGCGCGGCGTCAAGGTCACCGTCGTCGAGATGAAGTCATACCCCTTAAACACCATCCTCGACGAGCCGGCCGGGCGTATCGCCGAGTATGCCATCAAAAAATACGGCGTCAACATGATGACCGGCCGCACCGTCGCTAAGATCCTGGGCGAAGACCGGGTAACCGGCGTGGTTTACGATGACAGCCACGAGATGGTCTGCGATATGGTCGTCGTCGCCGTCGGTGTTTTTCCCAGGGTTGAACTGGCCCAGGGGGCCGGCATCACCGTCAACCGCGGCATTGTCGTTGACAATCACATGATGACCAGCGTGCCGGATGTCTATGCCTGCGGCGATGCCTCGGAAGCTTTCGACTACGTATACGGCGCGGGCAGGCTGTCGCCGGTTTGGCCTAACGCTTATATCGGCGGTCGGGTTGCCGGTTATAACATGGCCGGATTGCCAACGCGCTACCGCGGAGGCACCGCCATGAACTCCTTGAATTACTTTGGCCTGGAGATGGCCACCGCCGGCATGGCTTCGCCGCCGTCGCCGGAGGGTTACGAGGTCATGGTCAAGAAGAGCGAGGACACCTACCGCAAGCTGGTGATTAACGTCGAAGACAAACTGGTGGGCATGATCTTCCTGGGAGACATCGACAAAGCGGGCGTTTATTTCGGGCTGATGCGCGACCGCATCCAGGTTACCGCATTCAAGAAAAAACTTCTGGCCGAAGACTTTGGCCTAGCCCTTCTGCCCAAGGAAGTCATCGAGGAGCGACTGACCGGCGCCACCGCCGGCCGGGTCAAGGTCGGCGAGGCCTAG
- a CDS encoding glutamine amidotransferase family protein gives MKNLTKVSNYFGDGKVIDACSIFGMMDTSGKCFSGRDITRAIANMHDRGNGLGGGFAVYGLYPQYPDYYAFHIMYDSKEGKNCTEAFLNENFNVHHSEEVPTRPVAAIKNPPMVWRYFLDADRSLREGKLSPDDYVVEKVMHINSVIEDSYVFSSGKNMAAFKGVGYPEEISEYFCLENYNGYLWTAHGRFPTNTKGWWGGAHPFNILDWTVVHNGEISSYGINRRYLEQFGYHCTLQTDTEVVAYAVDLLVRKHNLPIELVAEIFAPPLWSEIERRPAREQELLRALRQVYGSLLMNGPFTIILAHEGEMIGLTDRIRLRPLTVGEKGSMLYLSSEEAAIRLICPDLDRAWIPMGGEPVIGSLKHPLGTAKEAVAGGVA, from the coding sequence ATGAAAAATTTAACCAAAGTTAGCAATTACTTCGGGGACGGCAAGGTCATTGACGCCTGCTCCATCTTCGGCATGATGGACACATCAGGCAAATGCTTCTCCGGGCGAGACATAACACGGGCTATCGCCAACATGCACGACCGCGGCAACGGCCTGGGGGGCGGCTTCGCCGTCTATGGCCTGTATCCGCAGTATCCGGATTATTACGCCTTTCACATCATGTACGACTCTAAAGAAGGCAAGAATTGCACCGAGGCTTTCCTCAACGAGAATTTCAACGTCCACCATTCCGAGGAGGTGCCAACCCGGCCGGTAGCCGCCATCAAGAACCCGCCGATGGTCTGGCGCTACTTCCTGGACGCCGACCGCAGCCTGCGGGAGGGGAAACTGTCCCCGGACGACTACGTGGTCGAAAAAGTCATGCACATCAATTCTGTCATCGAAGACTCTTATGTTTTCTCCTCCGGCAAGAACATGGCCGCCTTCAAAGGCGTAGGCTATCCCGAGGAGATTTCCGAATATTTCTGCTTGGAAAACTACAACGGCTACCTCTGGACGGCCCACGGCCGTTTCCCGACTAACACCAAAGGCTGGTGGGGCGGCGCCCACCCGTTCAACATTCTTGACTGGACGGTAGTTCACAACGGCGAAATCTCCTCTTACGGCATCAACCGCCGCTACCTGGAGCAATTCGGCTATCACTGTACGTTACAGACCGACACCGAGGTGGTAGCCTATGCCGTCGATTTACTCGTCCGTAAACATAACCTCCCCATTGAACTGGTAGCCGAGATCTTTGCCCCGCCGCTGTGGAGTGAGATAGAGCGCCGCCCCGCCAGAGAGCAAGAGCTTTTAAGGGCACTGCGCCAGGTCTATGGATCGTTACTTATGAACGGCCCGTTCACCATCATCCTGGCCCATGAGGGCGAAATGATCGGACTGACCGACCGCATTCGGCTGCGGCCGCTGACCGTTGGCGAGAAGGGCAGCATGCTGTATCTATCTTCCGAGGAAGCGGCCATTCGTCTTATCTGCCCGGATCTGGACCGTGCCTGGATCCCGATGGGCGGCGAACCGGTCATCGGTTCTCTCAAACACCCGCTCGGCACCGCTAAAGAGGCCGTCGCCGGAGGGGTGGCTTAA
- the hisF gene encoding imidazole glycerol phosphate synthase subunit HisF codes for MLTRRIIPCLDVTGGRVVKGQSFLNLRDAGDPVALAKYYYEQGADELAFLDITATVESRKTMAGIIAELSKHVFMPLTVGGGIRTIADMREMLLSGADKVAINTAAVARPELITEGALKFGSQCIVVAIDAKQAGAGKWVVRTHSATQASGLDAVAWARKAAEMGAGELLVTSIDSDGQKKGYDNELNRAISESVPVPLIASGGAGTLEHIFEAFDSGRADAALAASIFHYGTYSISQVKDYLAQKGIAVRR; via the coding sequence GTGCTTACCCGCCGCATCATACCCTGCCTGGATGTCACGGGCGGGCGGGTGGTCAAGGGGCAGAGTTTCCTCAACCTGCGCGACGCCGGCGACCCGGTAGCCCTGGCCAAGTATTACTACGAACAGGGGGCTGACGAGCTGGCTTTCCTTGACATAACGGCAACTGTAGAAAGCCGGAAAACCATGGCCGGTATCATCGCCGAGTTATCTAAACACGTTTTCATGCCGCTGACTGTAGGGGGCGGCATACGCACTATCGCCGATATGCGGGAGATGCTGCTGTCAGGCGCGGATAAGGTAGCCATCAACACTGCCGCGGTGGCTCGGCCGGAATTGATCACCGAGGGGGCGTTAAAATTCGGCAGCCAGTGCATTGTGGTAGCCATTGATGCCAAGCAGGCCGGCGCCGGCAAGTGGGTGGTGCGTACCCATTCCGCCACCCAGGCTTCCGGGTTGGACGCCGTTGCCTGGGCCAGAAAGGCGGCGGAGATGGGCGCCGGCGAACTGCTGGTTACCAGCATTGACAGCGACGGGCAGAAAAAGGGCTACGATAACGAACTCAACCGGGCTATCTCGGAATCGGTACCGGTTCCGCTTATCGCCTCCGGCGGCGCCGGGACGCTGGAACATATTTTTGAAGCCTTCGATTCCGGCCGGGCTGACGCCGCCCTGGCCGCCAGCATTTTCCATTACGGAACTTATTCTATATCGCAGGTCAAAGACTATCTCGCCCAGAAGGGCATTGCCGTCAGGCGCTAA